The Paenibacillus macerans genome includes a window with the following:
- a CDS encoding quaternary amine ABC transporter ATP-binding protein: MSKEILRVHEVSKLFGPHAEQGIPLLKQGYTKERLLKEKGITIGVGQVSLDIREGEIFVIMGLSGSGKSTLVRMLNRLIEPTAGEILLHGQDLLKMNKSQLREVRRKSIGMVFQKFALFPHRTVLQNVEYGLEVQKVNKSDRKEKAMQALELVGLKGWENQYPEQLSGGMQQRVGLARALANDPEILLMDEAFSALDPLIRRDMQDELLELQERMKKTIVFITHDLDEALRIGDRIALMKDGALVQIGTPEEMLTNPADRYVERFIEDVDLSKVLTAARVMRRPETIYPDRGPRVALELMRERGISNLFVIDRSKRLLGVITAEDASSAAKTGASLSDILIQDGPRVMPDTVLSDLFEVTSSSKVPLAVVDEQERLLGVIVRGAVLGALAGETHHETKEVTGHELDSEVAASRLD; the protein is encoded by the coding sequence ATGAGTAAGGAAATATTGCGTGTCCATGAAGTAAGCAAATTGTTTGGCCCGCACGCGGAGCAGGGCATACCTTTGCTGAAGCAAGGTTATACGAAAGAACGCCTGCTTAAAGAGAAAGGCATTACGATTGGCGTCGGCCAGGTGAGCCTGGATATCCGCGAAGGGGAAATTTTCGTCATCATGGGCCTGTCCGGCAGCGGCAAATCGACGCTTGTGCGGATGCTGAACCGGCTCATCGAACCTACGGCAGGTGAAATTCTGCTGCACGGACAGGACTTGCTGAAAATGAATAAATCGCAGCTTCGCGAAGTGCGGAGAAAATCGATCGGCATGGTGTTCCAGAAATTCGCCTTGTTCCCGCACCGCACGGTGCTGCAAAACGTGGAATACGGGCTTGAAGTTCAAAAAGTAAACAAAAGCGATCGGAAGGAAAAAGCAATGCAGGCGCTGGAGCTCGTCGGACTGAAGGGCTGGGAAAATCAATATCCCGAGCAGCTTAGCGGCGGCATGCAGCAGCGGGTCGGTCTGGCCCGGGCGCTGGCCAACGACCCGGAGATTTTGCTGATGGACGAAGCGTTCAGCGCGCTGGATCCGTTGATTCGCCGCGACATGCAGGACGAACTGCTCGAGCTGCAGGAAAGAATGAAAAAAACGATCGTCTTTATTACGCACGATCTGGACGAAGCGCTGCGCATCGGCGACCGGATCGCGCTCATGAAGGACGGCGCGCTGGTGCAGATCGGAACGCCGGAGGAAATGCTGACGAACCCGGCCGACCGCTACGTCGAGCGGTTCATCGAAGACGTCGATCTGTCCAAAGTGCTGACCGCCGCGCGCGTGATGCGGCGTCCGGAGACGATTTACCCGGACCGCGGGCCGCGGGTGGCCCTGGAGCTGATGCGCGAACGGGGAATCTCCAACCTGTTTGTCATCGACCGCAGCAAGCGCCTGCTCGGCGTCATTACCGCCGAGGACGCCTCGTCCGCGGCGAAAACCGGAGCTTCGCTCAGCGACATCCTGATTCAGGACGGTCCGCGGGTTATGCCGGATACCGTGCTGAGCGATTTGTTCGAGGTCACTAGCTCGTCCAAAGTGCCGCTGGCGGTTGTGGACGAACAGGAACGCCTGCTTGGCGTTATCGTGCGCGGCGCCGTGCTCGGCGCGCTTGCCGGAGAAACTCATCATGAGACGAAGGAGGTGACCGGTCATGAACTCGATTCCGAAGTTGCCGCTAGCCGACTGGATTGA
- a CDS encoding GbsR/MarR family transcriptional regulator: MSLDQLTEEQHASLMKVRKRVIEAIGRNMDLYGISLSTGHLYGLLFFADKPMTLDEMGVEMSMSKTSMSTGVRTLLDLKMVNKVWEKGSRKDLYEVEYDWYQTFTDFFAIKWRKAVEGNILVLRRSLDELNRCLASEPEGPLRKVLEEDARKMREAVKYYEWLDRLIDTMESGDIYQLVPKPE, translated from the coding sequence ATGAGCTTGGACCAGCTCACGGAAGAACAGCATGCGTCATTAATGAAGGTACGCAAGCGTGTTATAGAAGCGATTGGCAGAAATATGGACTTATATGGCATTTCTCTATCAACGGGCCATTTGTACGGGCTGCTTTTTTTTGCGGATAAGCCGATGACCCTGGATGAGATGGGCGTCGAAATGAGTATGAGCAAGACCAGCATGAGCACGGGCGTGCGAACGCTGCTTGATCTCAAAATGGTGAATAAAGTATGGGAGAAAGGCTCGCGCAAGGACTTATATGAAGTCGAATACGATTGGTATCAGACGTTTACGGACTTTTTTGCCATTAAATGGAGAAAAGCCGTGGAAGGCAACATTCTGGTGCTGCGCCGTTCCCTGGATGAATTGAACCGCTGTCTGGCGAGCGAGCCGGAAGGACCGCTTCGCAAGGTGCTGGAGGAAGATGCTCGCAAAATGAGGGAAGCGGTAAAATATTACGAGTGGCTGGACCGTTTGATCGATACGATGGAAAGCGGGGACATCTACCAGCTCGTACCTAAACCTGAATAA
- a CDS encoding YjfB family protein: MDIAAASTAMSQAKLSQAVGIQVLSMAKNQAEIQGQNLVKMLEQSQLDPNLGKHLDIRV; encoded by the coding sequence ATGGATATCGCAGCAGCGTCAACCGCTATGAGCCAAGCCAAACTGTCCCAAGCCGTCGGCATCCAAGTGCTGAGCATGGCCAAAAACCAGGCCGAAATCCAAGGCCAGAACCTGGTGAAAATGTTGGAGCAAAGCCAGCTGGATCCCAACCTGGGCAAACATTTGGATATTAGAGTATAA
- a CDS encoding ABC transporter permease, which yields MRPITINPDLQEGGKRAGVFGRIRRTPSLLAGSVMLAVLALLAVFIPFISPYDPSGQNLSDFLQPPSAEHWLGTDQLGRDLFTRLIYAARTDLTIMVLAEIIPFCTGVFLGMVAGYYGKWVDTVISLITDTFIAFPFYLMVIIVAFASGAGQRGIYITFILVGWIVFARVTRGLTASFRRQEWVASAQTLGLPGVKIILRHILPNVLPQAIVVLMTDMVGLLVAIVTLGYLGIGITPPTPDWGTMISDGQPFITTAWWLSAVPGLAVVYTGIALSLVGDGLADIWRKK from the coding sequence ATGAGACCTATAACCATAAACCCCGACTTGCAGGAAGGCGGTAAAAGAGCGGGCGTCTTCGGCCGGATCCGGCGTACTCCTTCGCTTCTGGCGGGAAGTGTGATGCTGGCGGTGCTTGCCCTGCTGGCGGTGTTCATTCCGTTTATTAGTCCCTATGATCCATCCGGGCAAAATTTGAGCGATTTTTTGCAGCCCCCGTCGGCCGAGCATTGGCTGGGAACGGACCAATTGGGCCGCGATTTGTTTACGAGGCTGATTTATGCGGCGCGGACGGATTTGACCATTATGGTGCTGGCTGAAATCATTCCGTTTTGCACCGGTGTCTTTCTCGGCATGGTCGCGGGGTATTACGGAAAATGGGTGGATACCGTCATTTCGCTGATTACCGATACATTTATCGCTTTTCCGTTCTATTTGATGGTGATTATCGTCGCTTTTGCCAGCGGTGCCGGCCAGCGCGGAATTTATATCACCTTTATCCTGGTCGGCTGGATTGTATTCGCCCGGGTGACCAGGGGGTTGACCGCTTCGTTTCGCCGGCAGGAATGGGTAGCGTCCGCGCAAACCTTGGGCCTGCCCGGTGTAAAAATCATTTTGCGTCATATCTTGCCCAATGTGCTCCCTCAAGCGATCGTCGTCCTCATGACGGATATGGTGGGGCTGCTTGTTGCCATTGTGACGCTCGGGTATCTGGGCATCGGCATCACCCCGCCAACCCCGGATTGGGGGACGATGATTTCCGACGGCCAGCCGTTCATCACCACAGCCTGGTGGCTCTCGGCGGTTCCGGGCCTTGCGGTAGTGTATACGGGAATCGCACTGTCTCTTGTGGGAGATGGATTGGCCGACATATGGAGGAAAAAATAA
- a CDS encoding ABC transporter permease, producing MNSIPKLPLADWIESIVDWMSTYLGGFFDGLSLVIESIVNFFAGLFLLPHPLLFIAIIGILAYLIGKWKLALFTVIGFLLIDNLGYWQETMNTLGLVITSGLISILLGIPIGIWSAYSKVTHRIIAPLLDFMQTMPAFVYLLPAVTFFSLGVVPGVIASVIFAIPPTIRLTYLGIKQVSGELTEAANAFGSTSWQKLFKVELPLAMPTLMAGVNQTIMLSLSMVVIASMIGAQGIGATVYRAVTQLKIGQGFEAGLAVVVLAIVLDRFTQNLLKSKKRGD from the coding sequence ATGAACTCGATTCCGAAGTTGCCGCTAGCCGACTGGATTGAGTCGATCGTCGATTGGATGAGCACGTATTTGGGAGGATTTTTCGACGGCTTGTCCCTGGTGATCGAATCGATCGTGAATTTCTTTGCCGGTTTGTTTTTGCTGCCTCACCCGCTTCTGTTTATCGCCATCATCGGCATTCTCGCTTATTTGATCGGCAAATGGAAGCTTGCCTTGTTTACGGTGATCGGTTTTCTGCTGATCGATAACCTCGGTTATTGGCAAGAAACGATGAACACGCTTGGCCTTGTCATCACGTCGGGGCTGATTTCGATCCTGCTGGGGATTCCGATCGGGATTTGGAGCGCCTACAGCAAAGTTACCCACCGGATCATCGCACCGCTGCTTGATTTCATGCAGACGATGCCGGCGTTCGTGTATTTGCTGCCGGCCGTTACCTTTTTCAGTCTGGGGGTCGTTCCCGGCGTCATCGCCTCGGTCATTTTTGCGATCCCGCCGACAATTCGGCTAACCTATCTGGGCATCAAGCAGGTGTCCGGCGAATTAACCGAAGCGGCCAACGCTTTCGGCTCCACGTCCTGGCAGAAGCTGTTTAAGGTCGAGCTGCCTTTGGCGATGCCGACGCTGATGGCCGGGGTGAACCAAACGATCATGCTGTCGCTGTCCATGGTCGTCATCGCGTCCATGATCGGCGCGCAGGGAATCGGGGCCACCGTTTACCGGGCCGTGACCCAGCTTAAAATCGGTCAAGGCTTCGAAGCCGGTCTGGCCGTCGTCGTACTCGCGATCGTGCTGGACCGCTTTACGCAAAATTTGTTGAAATCCAAAAAAAGGGGAGATTAA
- a CDS encoding aminotransferase class V-fold PLP-dependent enzyme, with the protein MSREPKGYVPLSRSEYDTLKHQLSKLLFTEHAPVIIPGEAILGIEAVAAGISAPGRTILNVVTGPYGSLFGKWLERGGATVAQVAVPFDEVITAEAILAAIKKHKPCALSFVQAEVVTGGSNPAREILKIARDFDLITVMDSVSAVGGEALPVDEWGVDFAAIGAQKALAGPNGVSAVSVSLRGWEFLESNPHAPRNSILSLLDLKPDGNGTAPVRVPPNIPALEARALISALTLVEEEGLERVIRRHELAAASAIAGIRALGLVPWQKDSRFYSTLTTTVRISGKPGLLIDQPVGIVAPGDGELFGQLLRINHFGANACRPSVEEAVRTLARLLSQEPEHAIAAVSQVWGDEVDR; encoded by the coding sequence ATGAGCCGAGAACCTAAAGGATACGTACCGCTTTCACGCTCCGAGTATGACACGCTTAAACATCAGCTTTCCAAATTGCTGTTTACAGAGCACGCTCCGGTCATCATCCCCGGGGAGGCGATCCTGGGCATTGAGGCGGTGGCCGCCGGGATCTCCGCGCCCGGCCGGACGATTTTGAATGTCGTGACCGGTCCCTATGGAAGCTTGTTCGGAAAGTGGCTGGAACGCGGCGGGGCCACGGTCGCCCAAGTTGCCGTCCCCTTTGATGAGGTCATTACTGCCGAAGCGATATTGGCGGCGATTAAAAAGCATAAGCCGTGCGCGCTCTCTTTTGTGCAGGCTGAAGTAGTGACGGGCGGATCCAATCCGGCTCGTGAAATATTGAAAATCGCGCGCGACTTCGATCTCATCACGGTGATGGATTCCGTGTCGGCGGTGGGAGGAGAAGCCCTGCCGGTGGATGAATGGGGCGTGGATTTCGCAGCTATTGGCGCGCAAAAAGCGTTGGCCGGTCCGAATGGCGTCAGCGCCGTAAGCGTTTCGCTGCGCGGCTGGGAGTTCCTTGAATCGAACCCGCATGCCCCGCGCAATTCGATCCTGTCCCTGCTGGATTTGAAGCCGGACGGGAATGGTACGGCACCGGTGCGGGTTCCGCCCAACATTCCGGCTTTGGAAGCTAGAGCTTTGATCTCCGCCTTGACGCTTGTGGAAGAGGAGGGATTGGAGCGGGTGATCCGGCGTCATGAATTGGCCGCAGCCTCCGCGATTGCGGGAATAAGAGCCCTGGGGCTTGTGCCTTGGCAGAAGGACAGCCGGTTTTATTCCACGCTAACGACAACGGTGCGGATTTCCGGGAAACCGGGTTTGCTGATCGATCAGCCTGTGGGCATCGTCGCTCCCGGAGATGGGGAATTGTTTGGGCAACTGCTGCGGATCAACCATTTTGGAGCGAACGCCTGCCGGCCAAGCGTAGAAGAGGCTGTCAGGACGCTCGCCCGGTTGTTAAGCCAAGAGCCGGAACACGCCATCGCGGCCGTTTCGCAGGTTTGGGGGGATGAAGTTGATCGATAA
- a CDS encoding ABC transporter ATP-binding protein → MESALQVKNIKVRYGGFTALDGIDLHVPMHTTLGLVGESGSGKSTLARVIAGLIVPDEGQIVLESEPLKKKRSREQRKKIQMIFQNPDASLNPKHSIRQILSEALLFHRIVDRAQVEQRCKELLARVHIADSALDRFPHEFSGGQRQRIAIARALSVEPSILIADEPTSALDVSVQRSVLDLFNALKAELDLTMLFISHDLGVIHEISDTVAVMKQGRLVEINAKERFFASPETAYSRELLSAVPRMPKLNTTGGLPEHEPRT, encoded by the coding sequence ATGGAGTCAGCCCTGCAAGTCAAAAATATCAAGGTGCGTTACGGCGGATTTACGGCGCTGGACGGCATCGATCTGCATGTGCCGATGCATACCACGCTTGGGCTTGTCGGAGAGTCGGGCTCGGGAAAATCCACGCTGGCGCGGGTGATTGCCGGGCTCATTGTGCCTGACGAGGGGCAGATTGTGCTGGAGTCGGAGCCTTTGAAGAAAAAGAGGAGCCGCGAGCAGCGCAAAAAGATCCAGATGATCTTTCAGAATCCCGATGCGTCGCTGAATCCCAAGCATTCGATCCGGCAGATTTTGTCCGAGGCGTTATTGTTTCATCGGATTGTGGACCGCGCTCAAGTCGAGCAACGCTGCAAGGAGCTGCTGGCCCGCGTGCACATTGCCGACAGTGCCTTGGACCGGTTTCCCCATGAATTCTCCGGGGGCCAGCGGCAGCGGATCGCCATTGCCCGCGCATTAAGCGTGGAACCAAGCATTTTGATCGCGGATGAACCGACGAGCGCTTTGGATGTTTCCGTCCAACGGAGCGTGCTGGACCTCTTTAACGCGCTTAAGGCCGAGCTTGACCTTACGATGCTGTTCATTTCCCATGATTTAGGGGTTATTCATGAAATCAGCGATACGGTGGCGGTAATGAAACAGGGAAGGCTGGTGGAGATCAATGCCAAGGAGCGGTTTTTCGCCAGTCCTGAAACGGCGTATAGCCGCGAGCTGTTGTCCGCTGTTCCGAGAATGCCGAAACTAAATACCACAGGAGGTTTGCCTGAGCATGAGCCGAGAACCTAA
- a CDS encoding ABC transporter ATP-binding protein, translating into MSTTPILEIESLSLASKTNPKLVDNVSFSLNKGETLGLVGESGSGKSLTLRAILGLLPRGVEQAGGVIKREAGSAMVFQDPRGALDPLCPVVQQLTEVVYYRQRLSRKASRRAALELLEMLGLPDSLKKSDRYPSQLSGGQCQRVVIAIALACKPGILLCDEPTTALDVTVQRQIIETISALQQELGFAMVFVTHNLAIAAALCSKLCVMKEGKIVEQGEARNLLQNPQDPYTRMLMDSVLPVPELEGSV; encoded by the coding sequence ATGTCAACAACTCCAATCCTTGAAATAGAGTCATTGTCCCTGGCGTCCAAAACAAACCCCAAATTGGTCGATAACGTCAGCTTTTCGTTGAACAAAGGAGAAACGTTGGGGCTGGTAGGGGAATCAGGCTCCGGAAAATCGCTTACGCTCCGCGCGATTCTGGGACTGCTTCCGCGCGGTGTCGAGCAGGCCGGCGGGGTCATTAAGCGCGAGGCCGGAAGCGCGATGGTTTTTCAGGACCCCAGAGGGGCGCTGGACCCGCTTTGTCCGGTTGTACAGCAGCTGACGGAAGTCGTGTATTACCGGCAGCGATTGAGCCGCAAAGCTTCCCGCAGAGCAGCGCTGGAGCTGCTTGAAATGCTGGGTCTGCCGGATTCCTTGAAGAAATCCGACCGCTATCCGAGCCAGCTGTCGGGCGGCCAGTGTCAACGCGTCGTCATCGCCATCGCCCTGGCGTGCAAACCGGGGATTCTGCTCTGTGACGAGCCTACAACGGCGCTCGACGTAACCGTGCAGCGGCAAATCATCGAAACGATTTCGGCTTTGCAGCAGGAGCTGGGTTTTGCCATGGTGTTTGTTACGCATAATTTGGCCATTGCGGCGGCGTTGTGCTCCAAGCTGTGCGTCATGAAGGAAGGAAAAATTGTGGAGCAGGGAGAGGCGCGTAATCTTTTGCAAAACCCTCAAGATCCTTATACTCGAATGCTGATGGACTCGGTGCTTCCTGTACCTGAGCTTGAAGGGAGCGTTTAA
- a CDS encoding ABC transporter permease — MMKRSKTLNPAAGAPSSYRWLGAAVVRAIAVIFCVMTAVFFLIRIVPGDPAKMILGEYSTPEAIESMHHALGLDLPLWEQFARFVKTLFTQGDTGNSIIAGTPTRELIAERAPITLLLIGLACFAAIVIALLLAVLAATQKDKLPDHLIRIFPTVTLGMPIFWVGLLLILAFSVRLGWFPVGGVREGWIGTFHSLALPAITVAFSQIPTLVRSLRVQMLEVLEADFVVTLKAAGIPSRVVLFKHVVRNAALPTLMLLGVNISYLIGGTLVVEQVFGIKGIGSLLFTSISNRDFPVIQGIALYCAIGVVMISLLVEIISWWLDPRTKGKQ, encoded by the coding sequence ATGATGAAGCGGAGCAAAACGTTGAATCCGGCGGCGGGCGCCCCGTCCTCGTACAGGTGGCTGGGGGCGGCTGTCGTAAGAGCCATCGCCGTGATCTTCTGTGTGATGACCGCCGTTTTTTTTCTGATCAGAATCGTGCCCGGGGACCCGGCGAAAATGATCCTGGGAGAGTACAGTACGCCTGAGGCCATCGAGAGCATGCATCATGCTCTCGGGCTGGACCTCCCCTTGTGGGAACAGTTCGCCCGGTTTGTGAAGACGCTCTTCACCCAAGGAGACACCGGCAATTCCATCATTGCCGGCACTCCTACAAGGGAGCTGATTGCCGAGCGGGCGCCGATTACTTTGCTTCTGATCGGGCTGGCTTGTTTTGCGGCGATCGTGATCGCCCTTTTGCTGGCCGTACTTGCCGCTACGCAGAAGGATAAACTGCCGGATCATTTGATCCGTATTTTTCCTACCGTAACCTTGGGTATGCCAATCTTTTGGGTTGGCTTACTTTTGATTCTGGCTTTCAGCGTTCGGCTGGGCTGGTTCCCGGTAGGCGGGGTGCGCGAAGGCTGGATCGGGACATTTCACAGCCTTGCGCTCCCGGCGATTACGGTCGCGTTTTCGCAGATCCCCACCCTCGTCCGGTCGTTAAGAGTGCAGATGCTTGAAGTGCTGGAAGCGGATTTTGTCGTCACCTTGAAAGCCGCGGGAATACCAAGCAGAGTCGTTTTGTTCAAGCATGTGGTGCGGAATGCGGCCCTGCCGACGCTGATGCTGCTTGGCGTAAATATTTCGTATCTGATCGGCGGCACGCTGGTCGTGGAGCAGGTGTTCGGCATCAAGGGGATCGGCAGCCTGTTGTTCACTTCCATTTCCAATCGGGATTTCCCGGTCATTCAAGGCATCGCGCTTTATTGTGCGATCGGTGTCGTGATGATCAGTCTTCTGGTTGAAATCATCTCCTGGTGGCTTGATCCCAGAACGAAAGGAAAACAATGA
- a CDS encoding amidohydrolase family protein, with amino-acid sequence MIDKSSRHQPQILNQVHIAGIAGKRFDITIQDGRFASIVETGPHRAEAESPGQDLWISPGVIDLHTHLAWTDFDHADQLKRDPHEIEVMQAEAFAATLRTGVTTARDAGGIRPGTVRHIVQHYGHPLRVHACSDMLGAADARRGLGHLELRLQQIFDTGAGWIKIMATGGLGAPTEKVLDPTFSEEEFASIVRHAHAHHKKVLVHTWGGVTIDWSIAAGVESIEHGMFLTEDQAGRLAASGVAFVPTTSIYRIAADPKGVLALNQAICDRAARAAEAHPKAIAYAQRAGVRIGFGTDYATPLLHGHNLQELDTLMDYGLSWSDAWQAATTTAADILGSGRELGRIAEGYLADAILFNADPYQARNAEQLRKSIVSVITGAA; translated from the coding sequence TTGATCGATAAAAGCTCCCGCCACCAACCGCAAATCTTGAATCAAGTCCATATAGCAGGGATTGCCGGTAAACGTTTTGATATTACAATCCAGGACGGCCGCTTTGCCTCGATCGTCGAAACCGGCCCGCATCGTGCCGAGGCGGAGTCCCCGGGCCAGGATCTATGGATAAGCCCCGGGGTCATCGATTTGCACACCCATCTGGCCTGGACCGATTTTGACCATGCCGATCAATTGAAGCGAGACCCGCATGAGATTGAAGTGATGCAAGCGGAGGCTTTTGCAGCCACCCTTCGCACCGGGGTGACGACAGCGAGGGATGCCGGCGGCATCCGGCCCGGCACCGTACGGCATATCGTGCAGCACTATGGCCATCCTTTAAGGGTGCACGCCTGCAGCGATATGCTTGGGGCCGCCGATGCCCGCCGCGGCCTGGGGCACCTGGAGCTGCGGCTGCAGCAGATTTTTGACACCGGCGCGGGCTGGATTAAAATTATGGCCACGGGCGGCCTTGGAGCGCCAACGGAAAAGGTGCTCGATCCGACTTTTTCGGAAGAAGAATTCGCCTCCATCGTTCGCCATGCGCATGCTCATCACAAAAAAGTTTTGGTTCATACCTGGGGTGGAGTGACCATAGACTGGTCTATTGCTGCGGGGGTGGAATCTATAGAGCACGGTATGTTTTTGACGGAGGATCAGGCCGGCCGGCTTGCCGCGTCCGGCGTTGCCTTTGTCCCCACGACATCGATCTACCGCATTGCCGCCGACCCCAAAGGTGTGTTGGCTTTGAACCAGGCGATCTGCGACCGGGCAGCCCGGGCGGCCGAAGCCCATCCCAAGGCGATCGCATACGCCCAAAGGGCGGGAGTCCGGATCGGTTTCGGAACGGATTACGCCACCCCTCTGCTTCACGGACACAATCTTCAGGAATTGGATACTTTGATGGATTACGGATTGTCTTGGTCAGATGCGTGGCAGGCCGCCACAACAACCGCCGCCGATATTCTCGGCAGCGGCCGCGAATTGGGAAGGATCGCGGAAGGTTACCTGGCGGATGCGATCCTCTTCAACGCCGATCCTTATCAGGCGCGGAATGCGGAGCAACTGCGGAAGAGCATTGTTTCCGTAATAACCGGCGCCGCTTAA
- a CDS encoding glycine betaine ABC transporter substrate-binding protein, with product MKKTRNLMMLVGLAGTLLLSACGQTGGTSAGSNAGGNAAAGSIGKQVNYEIIGIDPGAGIMKATASAIEQYGLSDWKLIEGSGAAMTAMLDKAVKAEKPIIITGWTPHWMFAKYDLKYLDDPQKVYGEAEEIHTLARKGLKEDQPTAYEFLDRFEWTSDEMGEMMTAIQDGQDPAEAAKAWADSHEDRVNGWTQGLTPVNGDKLKLSYVAWDSEISSTNLLKYILENKLGYKVEALQVEAGPMWTGVAGGDVDATAAAWLPLTHADYWDKYGDQLEDLGPNMTGVKTGLVVPSYVDINSIEDLK from the coding sequence ATGAAAAAAACGAGGAACCTGATGATGCTGGTAGGATTGGCCGGAACGCTGCTGCTGTCCGCCTGCGGTCAAACGGGCGGCACCAGTGCCGGAAGCAATGCCGGCGGAAACGCGGCGGCCGGCTCCATCGGCAAACAAGTGAACTACGAAATCATCGGCATCGATCCCGGCGCGGGCATCATGAAAGCGACGGCCAGCGCAATCGAACAATACGGACTTAGCGATTGGAAGCTGATCGAAGGCTCCGGCGCGGCGATGACCGCGATGCTGGACAAAGCGGTTAAAGCCGAAAAACCGATTATCATTACGGGCTGGACGCCCCACTGGATGTTTGCCAAATACGATCTGAAATATTTGGATGATCCGCAAAAAGTGTACGGGGAAGCCGAAGAAATTCACACCCTGGCGCGCAAAGGCCTGAAAGAGGATCAGCCGACCGCCTATGAATTCCTGGACCGTTTCGAATGGACTTCGGACGAAATGGGCGAAATGATGACGGCGATCCAGGACGGCCAGGACCCGGCCGAAGCGGCCAAAGCTTGGGCGGACAGCCACGAGGACCGCGTGAACGGTTGGACCCAGGGCTTGACGCCGGTGAACGGCGATAAGCTCAAATTGAGTTATGTCGCTTGGGATTCGGAAATCTCCAGCACGAATTTGCTGAAATACATCCTTGAGAACAAGCTTGGCTATAAGGTAGAAGCGCTGCAGGTCGAAGCTGGCCCGATGTGGACCGGGGTTGCCGGTGGCGACGTGGATGCGACCGCGGCCGCTTGGCTGCCGTTGACCCACGCGGACTACTGGGATAAGTACGGCGATCAGTTGGAAGACCTGGGCCCGAACATGACGGGTGTGAAAACGGGGCTTGTCGTTCCAAGCTACGTCGATATCAATTCGATTGAAGATTTGAAATAA